TCAGCGACTGGACCGAGCTGGATGTCTGGCACTACATCCAGCGCGAGGGTCTGGAGCTGCCGTCGATCTATTTCGCCCATCGCCGTCCGGTGGTGCGCGCCAACGGCCTGCTGCGCCCGGTCACGCCCCTGACCCCGGCCCGGCCGGGCGAGACGGTCGAGGACGTGCGGGTGCGTTTTCGCACCGTCGGCGACATCACCTGCACCGCGCCGGTCGAGTCCGAAGCCGACACACTCGACGCCATCCTGGCCGAGACGGCGCTCACGACGCTCAGCGAGCGCGGCGCCACCCGGCTCGACGACCACGCCAGCGAGTCCTCGATGGAGGACCGCAAGAAAGCCGGTTATTTCTGAGAGGACAGGCCCATGTCATCGCTACACGAATTCCCCGCCATCGATCATGGCCTGCTGCGGTTCCTCACCTGCGGCAGCGTCGACGACGGCAAGAGCACCCTGATCGGGCGTCTGCTCTACGACACCAAGGCGATCCTTGCCGACACCCTGCACGCCATCGCCGCGACCTCGCAGCGCCGGGGTCTGAGCGAGCTGGATCTGTCGCTCCTGACCGACGGACTCCAGGCCGAGCGCGAACAGGGCATCACCATCGATGTCGCCTACCGCTATTTCTCGACCGGCACGCGCAAGTACATCATCGCCGACGCGCCCGGGCACGAGCAGTACACGCGCAACATGGTCACGGCCGCCTCGACCGCCCATCTGGCGATCATCCTGGTCGACGCGCGTCGGGGCGTGCAGACCCAGACGCGCCGGCATTCCTATCTGGCCCATCTGGTCGGCCTCCCGCATCTGGTGGTGGCTGTCAACAAGATGGATCTGGTGGACTACGATCAGGCGGTGTTCGAGCGCATCCGCGCCGAATATCTCGACTTCGCCGCGCGGCTCGGGATCGAGGACGTGCGGTTCATCCCGCTCTCGGCGCTCCACGGCGACAACGTGGTCGAGCGCGGCGAGCGGCTCGACTGGTACGACGGCCCGACCCTGCTGGAACTCCTGGAGACGACGCCGGCCGCCCACACCGAGCGTCCCGAGTCCTTCCGCTTTCCGGTGCAGTACGTGCGCCGTCCGCGCGACGCGGCCAATCCCGATCTGCACGACTATCGCGGCTACATGGGGCGGGTGGAGTCGGGCGAGATCGCCATCGGTGATCCGGTGCTGGTGCTGCCCTCGGGACGCCGTAGCCGGGTGCGCGACATCCAGGTCGGCGGCGTCAGCCAGCCGAGCGCCATGCACGAGCAGTCGGTGACGCTGCTGCTGGAGGACGAACTCGACATCTCGCGCGGCGATCTGCTGGTCCGCCCGGACGAGGCGCCGCCGACCGTGCGCGAGCTGGAGGCGCATGTCTGCTGGCTCGCGGAGACACCGCTCTCACCCGCGCGCACCTATGTGCTGCGCCATACCACGCGCGAGGTCCGGGCCAGGGTCAAGCGCATCGCGTATCGGCTGGATCTCAACCGGCTGGAACGCGAATCCGCCGTCCAGCTCGACATGAACGACATCGCCCGCGTCAGCCTGTCGCTCGCCCAGCCGATCTGCCCCGATCCCTATGCGCTCAACCGCGCCACCGGCGCTTTCATCCTCATCGACGAGAGCACCAACGATACGGTCGGGGCCGGGATGATCGTCGAAGCTAGCGCGTCACCATCACCCTGATCCCCGTCTCGTCCGGCTCCAGCATCCGCCCGATGTGACGGGCCACAATGCCCTGAGCGCTGAGTTCGGCCAGGGCCGCGTCCAGCCGCTCGGGCGGAAAGGCGATCAGCAGACCACCCGAGGTCTGCGGATCGGCGAGCAGGAGCGACTGCCATTCGGCGAGCGCCGGATCGATCCGGGTCTGTTCCAGACAGGCTTTGAGGTTGTTGCGTGCACCGCCCGGAAAGACACCGGCCTCGGCCAGTGTCCGGGCCTCGTCCAGGATCGGGATGGCCGGCCAGTGCAGTTCGGCGCTCAGATCCGCCCCGCGCGCCATCTCCAGCAGATGACCCAGCAGACCGAAGCCGGTGATGTCGGTGGCCGCGTGGACACCATGACGGACCATGACTGCCGCCGCGCGGTCGTTGGGCGTCAGCATCAGCTCGGTGACGCGCGCGACTCCCTCGGGCGCGAGCCGTTCGTTCTTGAGCGCCGTGGTCAGCACCCCGATGCCGAGCGGCTTGGTCAGCACCAGCACATCCCCTGCCCGCGCGCCGCCCTTGATCACCAGTCGATCCGGATGGGCGATGCCGGTCACGGCCAGCCCGAACAGCGGCTCGGGACTCTTCACCGTATGCCCGCCCACCACAGGCACCCCACAATCCGCCGCCCCGGCGATCAGTCCGCGCAGGATCTCGGTCAGCACCGCGAGCGGCAGGCGCGTATCCGGAAAGGCCGCGACCGAGACCGCCGAGAC
The sequence above is drawn from the Allochromatium vinosum DSM 180 genome and encodes:
- the selD gene encoding selenide, water dikinase SelD, which gives rise to MDIRLTQLAACAGUAAKLGPAELSQVLRELPLTQHPDVIVGLEHPDDCGVVRLSDELAVVSTVDVFTPVVDSPFDYGRIAAINSLSDIYAMGARPVSAVSVAAFPDTRLPLAVLTEILRGLIAGAADCGVPVVGGHTVKSPEPLFGLAVTGIAHPDRLVIKGGARAGDVLVLTKPLGIGVLTTALKNERLAPEGVARVTELMLTPNDRAAAVMVRHGVHAATDITGFGLLGHLLEMARGADLSAELHWPAIPILDEARTLAEAGVFPGGARNNLKACLEQTRIDPALAEWQSLLLADPQTSGGLLIAFPPERLDAALAELSAQGIVARHIGRMLEPDETGIRVMVTR
- the cysN gene encoding sulfate adenylyltransferase subunit CysN, producing the protein MSSLHEFPAIDHGLLRFLTCGSVDDGKSTLIGRLLYDTKAILADTLHAIAATSQRRGLSELDLSLLTDGLQAEREQGITIDVAYRYFSTGTRKYIIADAPGHEQYTRNMVTAASTAHLAIILVDARRGVQTQTRRHSYLAHLVGLPHLVVAVNKMDLVDYDQAVFERIRAEYLDFAARLGIEDVRFIPLSALHGDNVVERGERLDWYDGPTLLELLETTPAAHTERPESFRFPVQYVRRPRDAANPDLHDYRGYMGRVESGEIAIGDPVLVLPSGRRSRVRDIQVGGVSQPSAMHEQSVTLLLEDELDISRGDLLVRPDEAPPTVRELEAHVCWLAETPLSPARTYVLRHTTREVRARVKRIAYRLDLNRLERESAVQLDMNDIARVSLSLAQPICPDPYALNRATGAFILIDESTNDTVGAGMIVEASASPSP